One Glycine soja cultivar W05 chromosome 2, ASM419377v2, whole genome shotgun sequence genomic region harbors:
- the LOC114384498 gene encoding ankyrin repeat-containing protein At2g01680-like, producing the protein MDSNSKAVCFITHQAIFNAVRCGDLEGLKEQLKNKGEEGVSEVMSMQNDAGETMFYIAAEIGLREVFSFLFGLCDMEVLKIRAKSDLNPFHVAAKGGHLDIVREILSTWPEVCTLCDSSNTSPLYFAAIGDHLDVVNAILDVDVSSMMIVRKNGKTALHNAARYGILRIVKALIARDPGIVCIKDRKGQTALHMAVKGQSTSVVDEILQADLTILNERDKKGNTALHMATRKCRPQVVSILLTYTALNVNAINNQKETALDLADKLRYGDSALEIKEALAECGAKHARHIGKVNEAMELKRAVSDIKHEVQSQLIQNEKTRKRVSGIAKELKKIHREAVQNTINSVTVVAVLFGSIAFMALFSLPGQYRKKQPEAGKANIADDAAFSAFCLLNATALFLSLAVVVAQITLVAWDTRSQRQVVSVINKLMWAACACTCGAFLAISFVVVGDETWLAISVTVLGAPILLGTLAYLCYFVFRRRFGLRSDSQGLVKRPSGSKSFSWSYSVNISDVDDYDSDHVKIYAL; encoded by the exons ATGGACTCAAACTCAAAGGCTGTGTGCTTCATAACCCACCAAGCCATTTTCAACGCGGTTCGATGTGGGGACCTTGAAGGGCTGAAGGAGCAGCTgaagaacaagggtgaagagGGGGTTTCTGAGGTGATGTCTATGCAGAACGATGCAGGGGAAACCATGTTCTACATAGCTGCTGAGATTGGTCTTCGTGAGGTGTTCAGCTTCTTGTTTGGTTTATGTGACATGGAGGTGCTGAAGATCAGGGCCAAATCGGATTTGAACCCCTTTCACGTTGCAGCCAAAGGTGGCCATTTGG ATATTGTAAGGGAAATTTTGAGTACTTGGCCTGAGGTTTGCACGTTATGCGACTCCTCTAACACTAGTCCCCTATATTTTGCTGCTATTGGAGATCATTTGGATGTAGTGAATGCAATATTGGATGTTGATGTGAGTTCAATGATGATAGTAAGGAAAAATGGCAAAACTGCATTGCACAATGCTGCTAGGTATGGCATCCTTCGCATTGTAAAAGCACTGATTGCCCGGGATCCCGGAATAGTCTGCATCAAAGATAGAAAGGGTCAAACTGCACTGCATATGGCTGTGAAAGGACAAAGTACTTCAGTGGTGGATGAGATATTACAAGCTGATCTTACCATATTGAATGAACGAGATAAGAAGGGTAACACAGCTCTTCACATGGCTACCAGGAAATGCCGTCCTCAG GTAGTAAGCATTTTGTTAACCTACACAGCTCTGAATGTCAATGCCATCAATAATCAGAAGGAAACAGCCTTGGATTTGGCAGATAAACTACGATATGGAGATTCAGCTTTGGAAATCAAGGAGGCCCTTGCAGAATGTGGTGCCAAGCATGCCAGGCATATCGGGAAAGTGAATGAAGCCATGGAACTAAAAAGAGCCGTGAGTGATATAAAGCATGAGGTGCAGTCACAGCTCATACAGAATGAAAAGACTCGCAAACGAGTTTCTGGTATTGCTAAGGAATTGAAGAAAATTCATAGAGAGGCAGTTCAAAACACCATCAATTCTGTCACAGTAGTAGCTGTCCTTTTTGGCTCAATAGCATTCATGGCCTTATTCAGTCTACCCGGTCAATATCGAAAGAAGCAACCAGAGGCAGGGAAGGCAAATATAGCCGATGATGCTGCCTTCAGTGCTTTCTGCCTTTTGAACGCTACAGCTCTTTTCCTTTCACTTGCAGTTGTTGTTGCTCAAATCACTTTGGTGGCTTGGGATACAAGGTCTCAAAGGCAGGTTGTGTCAGTGATTAACAAGCTAATGTGGGCTGCATGTGCCTGCACTTGTGGTGCTTTTCTTGCTATATCTTTTGTGGTTGTTGGAGATGAAACATGGCTGGCTATTAGTGTCACAGTTTTGGGGGCACCAATTCTACTTGGTACTCTAGCATACTTGTGCTACTTTGTTTTTAGGCGACGCTTTGGACTCCGCAGTGATTCCCAGGGATTAGTCAAGAGACCAAGTGGAAGCAAGTCATTCTCATGGTCCTACTCAGTTAATATATCAGATGTGGATGATTATGATTCTGATCATGTGAAGATATATGCTCTATAA
- the LOC114384509 gene encoding protein VAC14 homolog isoform X1, which yields MADALSVIPAAVLRNLADKLYEKRKNAALEVEGIVKQLAGAGDHDRITAVITLLTTEFTYSPQANHRKGGLISLAAATVGLTTEAAQHLEQIVPPVLNSFADQDSRVRYYACEALYNIAKVVRGDFIIFFNQIFDALCKLSADSDANVQSAAHLLDRLVKDIVTESDQFSIEEFIPLLRERMNVLNPYVRQFLVGWITVLDSVPDIDMLGFLPDFLDGLFNMLSDSSHEIRQQADSALSEFLQEIKNSPSVDYGRMAEILVQRAGSPDEFTRLTAITWINEFVKLGGDQLVPYYADILGAVLPCISDKEEKIRVVARETNEELRAIKADPAEAFDVGAILSIARRQLSSEWEATRIEALHWISTLLSRHRSEVLTFLNDIFETLLKALSDSSDEVVLLVLDVHACIARDPHHFRQLVVFLVHNFRLDNSLLEKRGALIVRRLCVLLNAERVYRELSTILERESDFDFASIMVQALNLILLTSSELSEIRDLLKQSLVNPAGKDLYVSLYASWCHSPMAIISLCFLAQTYQHASAVIQSMEEEDINVKFLVQLDKLIRLMETPIFAYLRLQLLEPGRYIWLFKALYGLLMLLPQQSAAFKILKTRLKAVPLYSFNGEQLKRMPSGDSYQFRNVPDGFRTIEDGDVAKDGGSSRNGINFAARLQQFQQMQHQHRVLTKTQAKLRNMSTSLSKHYMQEPQREEEPRKPQSIEVNVPPSRSSSKRGPGQLQL from the exons ATGGCCGACGCTCTCTCGGTGATTCCGGCCGCCGTGCTTCGCAACCTTGCCGACAAGCTCTACGAGAAGCGCAAGAATGCTGCACTTGag gttGAGGGGATAGTGAAGCAGCTTGCTGGTGCTGGGGATCATGATAGGATAACTGCTGTGATCACTTTGTTGACTACGGAATTTACTTATTCGCCACAAGCAAATCATCGCAAG gGAGGGTTGATAAGCTTAGCTGCTGCTACTGTTGGGTTGACTACTGAAGCTGCTCAGCATCTTGAG CAAATTGTACCACCTGTATTAAATTCTTTTGCCGATCAAGATAGCAGAGTTCGTTATTATGCTTGTGAAGCATTATACAACATAGCAAAG GTTGTGAGAGGagattttattatattcttcAACCAGATATTTGATGCCTTATGCAAGCTTTCTGCAGACTCAGATGCCAATGTACAAAGTGCTGCTCATCTCTTAGATCGACTTGTTAag GATATTGTGACTGAAAGTGATCAGTTCAG TATTGAAGAATTTATACCATTGTTGAGGGAGCGCATGAATGTACTGAATCCATATGTCCGTCAGTTTTTGGTAGGATGGATTACTGTATTGGACAGTGTCCCAGATATTGACATGCTTGGTTTTCTTCCTGATTTTCTTGATG GTTTGTTTAATATGTTGAGCGATTCAAGTCATGAAATACGTCAACAAGCTGATTCAGCTCTTTCTGAGTTTCTTCAAGAGATTAAGAATTCACCA TCTGTAGATTATGGTCGAATGGCTGAAATACTGGTACAAAGGGCAGGTTCTCCAGATGAATTTACTAGGTTAACAGCTATCACATGG ATAAATGAGTTTGTCAAACTTGGTGGAGATCAGCTTGTTCCATATTATGCTGACATTCTTGGAGCTGTTTTGCCTTGCATATCtgataaagaagagaaaattagAGTG GTTGCTCGTGAAACCAATGAAGAGTTACGTGCAATCAAGGCCGATCCAGCTGAAGCATTTGATGTAGGAGCAATCCTCTCCATTGCTAGgag GCAACTATCTAGTGAATGGGAGGCTACTCGTATTGAAGCTTTGCACTGGATATCAACCCTTTTATCCAGACATCGTAGTGAG GTTTTGACATTTCTGAATGACATATTTGAAACCCTACTCAAAGCACTTTCAGATTCATCTGATGAG GTTGTGCTTCTAGTTCTTGATGTTCATGCATGCATTGCAAGAGATCCCCACCACTTCCGGCAGCTTGTTGTTTTTCTAGTGCACAATTTCCGACTAGATAATTCTCTTTTGGAGAA GCGTGGTGCTTTGATAGTCCGTCGCCTTTGTGTTCTTTTGAATGCTGAGAGAGTCTACCGTGAACTTTCTACAATATTAGAAAGAGAATCTGACTTTGATTTTGCGTCAATTATGGTTCAG gCTCTGAATTTGATCTTACTTACATCATCAGAATTATCTGAGATTCGAGATCTTTTGAAGCAATCACTGGTAAATCCTGCTGGGAAGGACTTGTATGTTTCTCTGTATGCCTCTTGGTGTCATTCTCCTATGGCAATTATAAGTCTTTGCTTTTTGGCTCAG ACTTACCAACATGCCAGTGCTGTGATTCAATCAATGGAGGAGGAGGATATTAATGTCAAATTTTTGGTCCAACTGGATAAATTGATTCGCTTGATGGAAACTCCAATCTTTGCTTATCTTCGATTGCAG CTTCTTGAACCTGGAAGATATATTTGGCTATTCAAGGCATTGTATGGTCTTCTGATGTTGCTTCCTCAG CAAAGTGCCGCCTTTAAGATACTAAAAACTCGTTTAAAAGCTGTGCCATTGTATTCATTCAATGGAGAGCAGTTGAAAAGAATGCCTTCAGGGGATTCCTACCAATTTCGTAACGTGCCGGATGGATTTCGAACCATTGAGGATGGTGACGTAGCCAAAGATGGTGGTAGCTCACGCAATGGAATAAATTTTGCTGCTAGGCTACAACAGTTTCAGCAAATGCAGCATCAGCATCGGGTGCTTACCAAAACACAGGCAAAGTTGCGCAATATGTCCACTTCATTGTCAAAG CATTACATGCAGGAGCCACAAAGAGAGGAAGAACCAAGAAAACCTCAGTCTATTGAAGTTAATGTTCCTCCTTCAAGATCATCATCAAAGAGAGGTCCAGGGCAGctacaattataa
- the LOC114384509 gene encoding protein VAC14 homolog isoform X2, which produces MADALSVIPAAVLRNLADKLYEKRKNAALEVEGIVKQLAGAGDHDRITAVITLLTTEFTYSPQANHRKGGLISLAAATVGLTTEAAQHLEQIVPPVLNSFADQDSRVRYYACEALYNIAKVVRGDFIIFFNQIFDALCKLSADSDANVQSAAHLLDRLVKDIVTESDQFSIEEFIPLLRERMNVLNPYVRQFLVGWITVLDSVPDIDMLGFLPDFLDGLFNMLSDSSHEIRQQADSALSEFLQEIKNSPSVDYGRMAEILVQRAGSPDEFTRLTAITWINEFVKLGGDQLVPYYADILGAVLPCISDKEEKIRVVARETNEELRAIKADPAEAFDVGAILSIARRQLSSEWEATRIEALHWISTLLSRHRSEVLTFLNDIFETLLKALSDSSDEVVLLVLDVHACIARDPHHFRQLVVFLVHNFRLDNSLLEKRGALIVRRLCVLLNAERVYRELSTILERESDFDFASIMVQALNLILLTSSELSEIRDLLKQSLVNPAGKDLYVSLYASWCHSPMAIISLCFLAQTYQHASAVIQSMEEEDINVKFLVQLDKLIRLMETPIFAYLRLQLLEPGRYIWLFKALYGLLMLLPQQSAAFKILKTRLKAVPLYSFNGEQLKRMPSGDSYQFRNVPDGFRTIEDGDVAKDGGSSRNGINFAARLQQFQQMQHQHRVLTKTQAKLRNMSTSLSKEPQREEEPRKPQSIEVNVPPSRSSSKRGPGQLQL; this is translated from the exons ATGGCCGACGCTCTCTCGGTGATTCCGGCCGCCGTGCTTCGCAACCTTGCCGACAAGCTCTACGAGAAGCGCAAGAATGCTGCACTTGag gttGAGGGGATAGTGAAGCAGCTTGCTGGTGCTGGGGATCATGATAGGATAACTGCTGTGATCACTTTGTTGACTACGGAATTTACTTATTCGCCACAAGCAAATCATCGCAAG gGAGGGTTGATAAGCTTAGCTGCTGCTACTGTTGGGTTGACTACTGAAGCTGCTCAGCATCTTGAG CAAATTGTACCACCTGTATTAAATTCTTTTGCCGATCAAGATAGCAGAGTTCGTTATTATGCTTGTGAAGCATTATACAACATAGCAAAG GTTGTGAGAGGagattttattatattcttcAACCAGATATTTGATGCCTTATGCAAGCTTTCTGCAGACTCAGATGCCAATGTACAAAGTGCTGCTCATCTCTTAGATCGACTTGTTAag GATATTGTGACTGAAAGTGATCAGTTCAG TATTGAAGAATTTATACCATTGTTGAGGGAGCGCATGAATGTACTGAATCCATATGTCCGTCAGTTTTTGGTAGGATGGATTACTGTATTGGACAGTGTCCCAGATATTGACATGCTTGGTTTTCTTCCTGATTTTCTTGATG GTTTGTTTAATATGTTGAGCGATTCAAGTCATGAAATACGTCAACAAGCTGATTCAGCTCTTTCTGAGTTTCTTCAAGAGATTAAGAATTCACCA TCTGTAGATTATGGTCGAATGGCTGAAATACTGGTACAAAGGGCAGGTTCTCCAGATGAATTTACTAGGTTAACAGCTATCACATGG ATAAATGAGTTTGTCAAACTTGGTGGAGATCAGCTTGTTCCATATTATGCTGACATTCTTGGAGCTGTTTTGCCTTGCATATCtgataaagaagagaaaattagAGTG GTTGCTCGTGAAACCAATGAAGAGTTACGTGCAATCAAGGCCGATCCAGCTGAAGCATTTGATGTAGGAGCAATCCTCTCCATTGCTAGgag GCAACTATCTAGTGAATGGGAGGCTACTCGTATTGAAGCTTTGCACTGGATATCAACCCTTTTATCCAGACATCGTAGTGAG GTTTTGACATTTCTGAATGACATATTTGAAACCCTACTCAAAGCACTTTCAGATTCATCTGATGAG GTTGTGCTTCTAGTTCTTGATGTTCATGCATGCATTGCAAGAGATCCCCACCACTTCCGGCAGCTTGTTGTTTTTCTAGTGCACAATTTCCGACTAGATAATTCTCTTTTGGAGAA GCGTGGTGCTTTGATAGTCCGTCGCCTTTGTGTTCTTTTGAATGCTGAGAGAGTCTACCGTGAACTTTCTACAATATTAGAAAGAGAATCTGACTTTGATTTTGCGTCAATTATGGTTCAG gCTCTGAATTTGATCTTACTTACATCATCAGAATTATCTGAGATTCGAGATCTTTTGAAGCAATCACTGGTAAATCCTGCTGGGAAGGACTTGTATGTTTCTCTGTATGCCTCTTGGTGTCATTCTCCTATGGCAATTATAAGTCTTTGCTTTTTGGCTCAG ACTTACCAACATGCCAGTGCTGTGATTCAATCAATGGAGGAGGAGGATATTAATGTCAAATTTTTGGTCCAACTGGATAAATTGATTCGCTTGATGGAAACTCCAATCTTTGCTTATCTTCGATTGCAG CTTCTTGAACCTGGAAGATATATTTGGCTATTCAAGGCATTGTATGGTCTTCTGATGTTGCTTCCTCAG CAAAGTGCCGCCTTTAAGATACTAAAAACTCGTTTAAAAGCTGTGCCATTGTATTCATTCAATGGAGAGCAGTTGAAAAGAATGCCTTCAGGGGATTCCTACCAATTTCGTAACGTGCCGGATGGATTTCGAACCATTGAGGATGGTGACGTAGCCAAAGATGGTGGTAGCTCACGCAATGGAATAAATTTTGCTGCTAGGCTACAACAGTTTCAGCAAATGCAGCATCAGCATCGGGTGCTTACCAAAACACAGGCAAAGTTGCGCAATATGTCCACTTCATTGTCAAAG GAGCCACAAAGAGAGGAAGAACCAAGAAAACCTCAGTCTATTGAAGTTAATGTTCCTCCTTCAAGATCATCATCAAAGAGAGGTCCAGGGCAGctacaattataa
- the LOC114384510 gene encoding probable UDP-3-O-acyl-N-acetylglucosamine deacetylase 2, mitochondrial: MSSSNALRSSKLVSWNRTGRLQQTLADCVERQGKALHSGKVSTVRLCPERASRGRYFDFRSNFVPASVEFAQVSPLCTTLYKGGFRIRTVEHLLSALEASGVDNCRIEIEDSDTQGHDAEIPIFDGSAREWVAAVEEVGLTVATDLDGKSVEKMAPHVNEPVYAWRNDSFVAAFPSEVVRITYGINFSQAPVIGCQWFSTPPLDNLVYSMQIALSRTFCIYEEVEQMRNAGLIKGGSLENAIVCSASKGWLNPPLHFSDEPCRHKILDLIGDLSLFAQFGNQGLPVAHIVAYKGGHALHTDLARRLIGMI; encoded by the exons ATGTCTTCCTCCAACGCTCTCAGATCATCAAAACTGGTCTCATGGAATAGA ACTGGGAGGCTGCAGCAAACCCTAGCGGATTGCGTGGAGCGGCAAGGCAAGGCGTTGCATTCGGGAAAGGTTTCGACGGTGAGACTGTGTCCCGAACGCGCTTCCCGAGGCAGGTACTTCGATTTTCGTTCCAATTTCGTTCCCGCCTCTGTTGAATTCGCTCAGGTCTCGCCCCTCTGCACCACTCTGTACAAAGGCGGGTTCCGAATTCGAACCGTGGAGCACTTGCTTTCGGCTTTGGAGGCTTCGGGTGTCGATAATTGCAGGATCGAGATTGAGGATTCGGATACTCAAGGACACGACGCAGAG ATTCCTATATTTGATGGGTCAGCAAGGGAATGGGTGGCTGCAGTGGAAGAAGTTGGTTTGACAGTGGCCACTGATCTTGATGGCAAAAGTGTTGAGAAAATGGCACCACATGTGAATGAACCAGTGTATGCTTGGAGAAATGATTCTTTTGTTGCTGCATTTCCTTCAGAAGTGGTTCGAATAACTTATGGCATTAACTTTTCGCAG GCACCTGTTATTGGCTGCCAGTGGTTTTCTACACCCCCCTTGGATAATTTGGTGTATTCCATGCAGATAGCTTTGTCAAGAACCTTCTGCATTTATGAAGAG GTTGAGCAAATGCGCAATGCTGGACTTATCAAAGGAGGTTCTCTAGAAAATGCCATTGTGTGCAG tGCCAGTAAAGGTTGGTTGAATCCACCTTTGCATTTCAGTGATGAACCATGTCGTCACAAGATCTTAGACCTTATTGGTGATCTGTCACTGTTTGCCCAGTTTGGGAATCAAGGACTCCCAGTGGCTCATATCGTTGCGTACAAG GGTGGCCATGCATTGCATACTGATTTGGCACGCCGCCTGATAGGAATGATTTGA